The region CCTACCGATTCGCTTAATGGCAAACCAATCTTCACTATCGCCACGGAAGACGTAAGAAATCTCTGGGGTCCGCACCACATGGGTCCGCAACCGCCGACGGTATCGCCAGTATCCAGCCCAGCATCCTGCCACGCATGCTTGGATTGGATGCTTGGATGAAACAGTAAGGTCTCGGCAGGCCGTGCATTGCACTCTCCACTGTGCAATTTGCACCATTTCTCATCCTTAATTACATTCATTAAGGcacacacgagcgcgcgcgaactaATCGATTTGCATCGCGACGAAGCGATAGCGCCGCGCATCGGTGGAAGTGGAAACCGTTTGCCATTCCAAGGACGCCCACCAAAATGGCGTTGTGCAACAAGACCTCTAAATCGaggccatccatccaccatcgtcagcatcgtcgGTGCAGCAATGGAGGAATGGGGGAAGTGTTGGTTAAATTTATGACATCACACCCCGGTATCCCGGTGGCTTCCGGCgacacacccacccactggtggggtggtggggtgaAAGATGCGTTGCTCTACAAAAAATCGTATCCCCATCATTTAACCCAGCACCAGAGCAACTCGAGCAGTTTCCCGAAGGCGGTACAGCCATCGATGGTCGTGGTGCGATAGCCCAGTAACCACACCGGTGTCGCGGTggtgctctcgctctccatccCGATGCCATAATTATGCGCACAAATTGGAGCAACCGGCAACctggaatgggggggggggggggggggggtggaaaaacataaacatgaaaCTGCGTCAACCGCGCTCGCTCTCCAGTATGATTATGGAATGTctgcaatcgatcgagttCTGCTGTTGCATCTTTTGCGTACGCCACGGTTATGGCCATTCCGGTtcatcactgctgctgctgctactcctgctggtgctgctactaatcGTAAAGCAATCAAGCTCTGGCCAGGCAGGTGCACTCACACGGTGACGACAAATGTGTAATATCCGCTCGCGGTAGCTACTGGGCCAACAGGAGCTTCATGTTACTGCGGCCTAGCCCCTTGGTGTCAAGATTTGCTTTAAGTAATGCTCCGTTACGTGCTTACCCACGTGTCGTGGCATAATTTTTTAATCCTCTACTTACACCGTAAGCCCGGTTCTTCTCGGTCCCACCGAAAATGCATCCTCTGCAGACACGGGCGTACCGTTTTATCGGGCAGTTACCGGGATGATCCGGTTATTAAGGCAGCTACGAGGTACGAGGGCGTTCAAGACCTCTCGCCGTTGCACCCCGATCGATTGATCCGAGCTcggtactctctctctctgggaaGGGACGAATTGGAACCACATCAACCGACACCTACGAACGGGTGGTCCGATGGCGCTGGCGGCCGCGCGCGCTTCTGCAAAGGGCGGCGCCGAAGCgtgtaattgaaaaataaatcttttATGGATGAATAAATGGAACATTAACGTGATAACAGTTTGGCGGCGGCCAATGGAaggcgactggctggctggctggcttgctggctggctggctggcttgctggctggccgtgtAATGCCGCCTGCTGCATGCCGTGCCCTGCCCTGACTGGATGTTCTGGAGGGATGCATGCACACCCCACGGATATGTGTAAATGGCACAGTTCAAACTGTATCTCATTAAGCTCGGTGCACCGTGCTTGCTGGTGCGGCGATCATTTGTTAACGGTGGAGCGCCACGATCGACAGAGAcagagtggccaccaccaccaccaccatgcaataaaacaaacaattcacaTAATAAACGAACTAACCGCTTCTAATCTTCTGACCGATctgtttcttcctcttctcttttccagCACACCCTCACCGGACACAGTGGAAAGGTGTTGGCGGCCAAGTTTCTCGGTTCCGCGTTTCTCGTAACCGGGAGCCATGACAGGACGCTGAAAATATGGGACCTCAAAAATCGATCTTGTAAGATCTCATCTCTCCCTCTACCTTTCGCAATCATCGCCGCAGCTAATGCCCATCTTCCGCTCTCTATTTTAGGCACGGAAACCAAGTTTGCCGGTTCGAGCTGTAACGATCTAGTCACGACGGATAGCTTTTCCTTCATCAGCGGACACGTGGACAAGAAGATACGGTTCTGGGATGTCCGGACGGCCGACTGTACGGCCAACGATATACCGCTACCGGGCAAGATCACCTCGCTTGACCTCTCGAAGGACGGCAAGTTTCTCCTGTGCTGTGTCCGGGACGATACGATCAATCTGCTCGATCTGCGTCAGAACCGTATCGTCCGGTTGTTCCGGTACGTGCGCCCCTTTGGTCCCTTGGAACCATTGACTGACCTGGCCTTCACTCACGGTACATTTGCAGGAATGATAATTTCAAGGTTGGATGCGATTGGTCCCGGGTAGCGTTCAGTCCGTCCGGATCACGGATTGCCGCCGGTTCGGCGGATGGATCCGTCTTCATCTGGAACATCAACGGCCCACTGGAAACGGTACTGAAGGATCCCAAGTGAGTAGCGCGTTCGCCGTTGTGTATCCTTTTGTCTGTCCTAGTCCCCATCGCGTAGTATCGCGCTCCATCGAAGCCTGGTTTTGTCCGGCTGGGCGGCCGTTATGTTTGTAGTTCTGGATCTCGATTCATCTTACAacgctttcggtttttcggttctCGTGtatcttcattttttcccgCTCATCTCCTCATCCGATTCATTCGATTTCGCACCATGCTTGCCGTGCATCGCGAGGACTGACCGGAATTGGTTTTTTCACAGCGGAAGCGGGGCCGCTGTGACGGCCGTCAGCTGGCACCCGTTCAGCTCCACCCTGGCGTCGGTCGATCGGGCCAAAAAGTGTACGATCTGGTCGAACGCTTAGCACCTCGAGCCGGCAGGATCGGCAGCCGCCTGTCCGTTGTCAGCAGCGGATCCATTGccccgacgaggacgacgacgatcttcATCACCGTCCCCGCCAGCCTCATCCCTCGTTCGTCGTTTCTGGAGACTGCTGTTAATGTTTGTATCTCTGGCGGGGTCGTAAATGAACGCCAGGAACGCCAATCACGAGATCGCAACCTGCCGTGCGTGGCAGGAACAAGGTTTTTGGGTGTAAGGGAGGACCCCCgttgtggatgctgctgccctaTTACTCTACCACCGGGGGCGgtcgttctgttttttttcctccgtttctttttttccatttcctattAGAGGTAAGCACAAGGAAGGCCTTTTTGCCGATTCAATTGCGGTGCTGCCGAGGTGCGGTGCACCTGCCCGCCTGCCCTCCCGTCGTGATGTCGTTCTTTTTGTGCAAGATTTTTTACATCAATAAAATGAATTATAAATCAAGTTTACGTTCTTGCAGTACTTTTACTAAAAACAATCAGCAATTTGTTTGTAACATTTGTTCCGAAAATCTAAATGCACTTTACATAATTTCCTCTCGCTCTTGGAGCCAACCGCCGGAGCCACTAATCGCTAGTGCTGTTTCCCTCCACCTTTTGTGTCGAATCGTTCGAATGTTCCGGATTTTCGTTCTCACAGTTTGGCCAGCTCGGTGTCGATCGAGGGATCGCGAACGACATGGCGCACCTTATCGAACGCCGGGTGCTGCTTATCGCGCATCAGCTTGAAGATAATGTTTTCGCTCGTCGATACGAAGCACCCGTACTGCTGCAGGCGCTGAAGGGCCAACTTGCGGTCTTCCTGGGTGCGCGACACGGAACAATCGGCCGCTACATGTACGGTGTATCCCTGGCTAAGCAAATCCATTGCCGTCTGCTCGAGACAGATGTGCGACTCGAGCCCAAATAGGACCACCGTTTCGGGACCTTCGCGACCATACAGCTCCTCGATACGCCGTTGCACATCCGGGATCATCATGCTGAACAGCGTCTTCGGGAACACACCTTTGGCGTGCGAAATGTCCAGCTCTTTCACGATGCGACCCAGCTTCTCCGGATAGTGCTCGGTGACGATGAGCGGTACGTCCAGCATTTTTCCGGCTTGTAGCTGCAAAGAGGGAGCAGAAGGGGGGTTTTACAACCGGGCTCGTCATGTCTTATCTTCCCTGGGGGTCGGCAGCTTACCAGTTTGCTTGTGTTTTTTATCACTGGATCGAACATCTTCATGCCCGGTCGGAACTTATCCTGCAGATCGCACAGCATAAACAGCGTTTTCTTTACGTCGAGATACCCAAGTTTGGTCAGCTGGCGGGCCATTTTCGGAGTTTGCCGGCACAAATCTTTGGGAAAAATCTGAAAAAAGTGATCGGAAATCTTTGTTATTGTTGCGAAAAACCGGTATGAAGGTGGGTCCACACAAAGACAGGtcaaataaatatgaaaaacaaatgaaaatgttttgacaATTGAGTATGTGTTATTGTTTACAGCGAAACTGTTTTGGGTTTGAAAAGACCGTTACGTGAAGTTGCTTGTGATGTTCGGTTGTGAGCATTTTCCTGTTATTTCAGGCTTTTTGATCGTCTGTGTCCAAACGTTTCCTCCGGTGGGTCCTTCTCGATGGCTTCCCTTACGTCATGATCGTCAAGCTGGATCACGACACGGAACTTCCAGGTATCGTACCCGTCTCCAGCGAACTGCACGATCCCCGCTTTCTTGGCACTGGTCGCCATCTGGAACTTTCTTCACAAACTATTCAGGACTTACTACTATTTCTTCAGACCTCTTCTAGGCTCATAACCTGTTGCTGATAAGATTTATTAGGAACTGAATCAACCGGACTTCGTTACCATGCAATAAACGGTAAAATGGCAACTTAGTTTGTACGGCAAAGATATGTGAATAATTCATAAGAAATTGAACCTATCTGAAGAGAAAATGAGTAAAGGGTCACTGGATTCATAAAGTTGGGCATACTTTCGACAATATAGACCGTTTTCATCCTGTAAAATAAGATCGCATGCAAGCCAGAGCTGGTTTTGGTACGGGAGGTAGGGGTAGCCCACTCGTACTCAAATATGAAGCCACACTGGATGCAGCACCTACACCACGTGCGTCAAATTCAGCACAAAATCACAACGCTGCGTTGGACACGCAAGTGCCGCACAGATTTCATGCTTTTGAAAGCGAAGACAATACTCCCCATTAGAAAAAAGACAATCTTTCTCAATTGTTAagaattttattaatttttccaaGTCGCGCGAGTCAATTTCATTCTGTTtgatgcatctgctgctgtcatGGCGCTCCCTGTTTGGCAGTTGCAGTAGCGGCCGATGTGGACGAACCCCGAGGAAAAATGGCCCAacgcaaccacaaacacattcacacacacgcgcgcgcgtacgcACGCAACAGAACCAATACAGCTTGCCACATACAACCACAAAGCAGGTCGGTCGTCGCGAGCGCTGAATAAATAGGGAATTTTATTGTGCTACCGTGTGGCCCGCGTGCCAAAACTGTGCTCCGTGTGTGCTCTACGGTGCGGACTGTGCGTGGCGCGTCGAGTGCCCCCATTCGAGTCGGTGCAAGTGCGTGAAAAATGCGATCGAAATGAGCGGAAAATGCGCCCGTCAGGTCCGAGGCAACAgcgccatcaccaccctcCTCCTGCCAACGCTGCCGTCGCCTTCCCGTTGTAGCTGTCTCCGTCGTCACCAACACCGCTAGCGCCGCCGTCCACCgtccgccgtcgccgttgggCCGCCGTCGGCGTGTTCGTGGTCATCTTCGCGTGCTTCTTCCGTTCTTTCCGTCGCCGTTGTGCGCCCGTTCgtaacatcatcagcatcagcatcatcatcgtcatccaaGAGCGCCATGTCGCTGGTGCGCTCGTGAATTGTGAATGTCCTGCTGTGGCGGTTGTCACGGGTGCCAAACAGTTCCACCCCGCACACGTACAACTCCGTCCTGGACGCCGCGCGTGTGCACGAGTTTCGGTGGCCAAACAGCGTGTGTACCCGGTCGGTCTCGGTCCGTCCGTGAGCAAAaggagggaaagttgaaaccCCCTTCTtcgccgtcttcgtcgtcgtcgtcgtggttgttttttgtggtgtGTAATTCCGTTGTTTAGGTCGTGTTTATGTCCCCGAGCTGCTCTCCGTACGCGCGCCACCAACAACGGTGCGCCGTGCCGCGAGAGTAAACCGGGGCCGCCTTTTGCGTCCTAGCATCCGACACCCGTGCGCCAATGAATCGTCGGCAATCATTGGACAAGCCAGGTGAGCAGCAAGGTGAAGatcttagtttttttttttactattatCATTTTCCTCTCGCCCTATTGTTTCCCTAttggttccttccttccaatcCTTTCGCTCCCTACGGTTCTGGTGCagagtttgtgtgtttgggaaAAAGCGTTCCGTGGTTCGTCGTGGATATCGCGCGATTTAGTGTTTGGTGAGTGTTTATGTGGCTGTTTGTGCCCGctccccagccagccaacatCGAAGAGTGGATTGTTGAGAATTGGTGTGAGCAGTGAGAAACGAGAAAGTGCATGTGCGCACCGTGCGTTCGTTTAGTGAGAGTTTTGCATTTCACGGCTCAAAATCCAAAATGTCGTATGCGTATTATTGTGTTTGGTTCTTAAACCGTATTCAGCCCCATCTGGAGGTCGGGAAAATCTCGTAGAATTCATTGTGAATGCCACGGTTCGCCAGTGCCAAAAGGCGGACGTGAGCTTTCTCGTGTACCGAGTGTGCGTGTCGAAAAGTGTGTGCACGACGCCAGACgtgtgtgtgtatgcgtgtgcgcGAAAAATCTCAGCATCTCAGCAGCACGCACACTCCGATTCGTGCTATTGTTAtgccctctctgtctctctctctctcgcgctgctGATGGAACCACTGTGTGCCATTGATCTTGTTCaccgttgttgatgttttcacAATCGtcaaatggaagaaaatgggTTGTGAAGATGATGTCCAGGAGCGCAGGATTGTCAAAGTGGATTTACTTGCTCGACGATGTGTAACAATGCTGCTTTGCAATAGCAGAAGCCCCAAGAAAGTTCCCcaagaaaacgaaatgaatttcttctcttttagGTCCCGTACGTTTAACATAGCATGCTGGATATGGCTCAGCATAGCCCTCTAGACCTGTGCAACGGCAGCGCGAATAACTGAGCAAAGAACGAAAGATCAAGAAACCAGGGCAGAAGGGCAGGAACCGAAGATTCGGAGGTCGCCGTCGTGTAGTCCGTCCCTGTCATCGTCGCAAAGGGTCGTGGGAAAatgattgtttcgttttcgtttttctcttcttttacgCGGGCCATCGCGGACGATCGTTATGGCGGTTTTAGTGTCCCCATTCCACCACCCTGATCGTTTCCGGTTGTCGTAAGAAGACGGGTTTTATTATGGCTCCGTCATCCGTCAATTTATCAGACCACGATCCGGCTATTCCGTGGTGACTCACGACCGGCGGCACCAGCTCGTGCTCCTGATTCTGGTTAGAACTTGGATTCCAATCTCAGCATTGATGGCAAAGAACCATCCATTCCGGCAGGACACCTCAATCAAAGAGTCCTTTGATACACGCGCATTCGTGTTCTCGCACACATACGAACGTACAGACGCGTCTGTTTTTGTGAAAAGGATATCCTTTTTTGCGTCTGTACACGTTTTAttgctgtgtttgtgaggTTGATGTAAAGTCGTCCTGCACGTACATTCCACGCTCATGTCCTGCACACGTGCAACCGAGTCTCCGGCATAAAGCCGATCGATTGTTGCAACAATGAAACGGTGGAGGCGGCGACCGCCAGACAGAGGACAGGACCGCGACGGGACGGTAAGGATGAACCGAACCTGTTGTGTGGCTGGCGGCCACAGTGTTGCATGCTTTCCACCGGCGGTAATCACACTTTCGCTGCGATAAAAGGCACGCCGCGTGTCTCTGTTCTAAATCCGAAAATCTCTTCCAATGGTTCTCTGCGCTCTTTAACCCCCTAGCCACCCACCGGGCCCACCGGTGCCACAACAATTTATGGTGACGTCAATTGCTAACGATTTAACCGTTGACCGGGTCCAAGACCGGGGTGCTGTCGGTGCCCGGGACCATCAACAACCCACGCGAACTGCACTTCTCGGTGTCGCGGATGTGCGGCCGCGTACGTCGggcgagaaaaagaagaaaaaaaagagaagaaaacggaGAAACGAAACATACGAATAACACGCACGAAATTAGAATTTGTCACATTTCACCTCGTAGGGTCATCGTtgagaaagcaaacagaaaaagaaaaacacccgacagatagagagagagagagagagtgtgtgtttgagtgtttgTGGTGATTCGGAAGCACTTGGCCACCTCGCAACCCGAACCCGTAAGACAAATATACAGTCACATATTATTAAATGAACTACCGCAACGGAAACCACCGGGCGCTAATCGAGCGGATAATATGCCAAGCAAATTGTCAAACGCAAATCGGGGCAAGATCATCTTGTCGCGATGGcgacggggggggggctgttaATGTAAGAACAACGTGGGAAAACGGCGGTACGTTCGAAATCGCTACGTTGCTAAAAATATTTCCTCCTCACACGACAGCATTTAGAGCGGTGCGAGCGTGGTTTGTGGCGGGgatccgaccaaccgaccgaccgagagtgACCACCGCTCATCATGATTCCGAGAGATTGAAACTCGAGTTGCAGGAGGTCGCAACACttgcatgatgatgaaataaGCAAACCACTTGCGTCTTGCGCGTCTCGCACGTCTTGCGCGTCTTGGGCGTCTT is a window of Anopheles aquasalis chromosome 2, idAnoAquaMG_Q_19, whole genome shotgun sequence DNA encoding:
- the LOC126572582 gene encoding isochorismatase domain-containing protein 1-like encodes the protein MARQLTKLGYLDVKKTLFMLCDLQDKFRPGMKMFDPVIKNTSKLLQAGKMLDVPLIVTEHYPEKLGRIVKELDISHAKGVFPKTLFSMMIPDVQRRIEELYGREGPETVVLFGLESHICLEQTAMDLLSQGYTVHVAADCSVSRTQEDRKLALQRLQQYGCFVSTSENIIFKLMRDKQHPAFDKVRHVVRDPSIDTELAKL